One Streptomyces sp. NBC_00102 DNA segment encodes these proteins:
- a CDS encoding DivIVA domain-containing protein yields MFLFLLLAMVVVVGAVTLGVVGGGDRAVLLDTAPECLTDPLPLTRPLVTSDIEQLRLPMAVRGYRMADVDEALDRVAAELAERDARIADLEAALSGALSQGAPGTDFRKRSFGEEPGHDDGGAR; encoded by the coding sequence GTGTTCTTGTTCCTGCTGCTCGCGATGGTCGTGGTCGTCGGGGCGGTCACCCTCGGCGTGGTCGGTGGGGGCGACCGCGCGGTGCTCCTGGACACCGCGCCCGAGTGCCTCACGGACCCGCTGCCGCTGACCCGCCCCCTGGTCACCAGCGACATCGAGCAGCTCCGGCTGCCGATGGCTGTACGCGGCTACCGCATGGCCGACGTGGACGAGGCGCTCGACCGGGTCGCGGCCGAACTCGCCGAGCGCGACGCCCGGATCGCCGACCTGGAGGCGGCGCTCTCCGGAGCACTCTCCCAGGGCGCGCCCGGAACCGACTTCCGTAAGCGCTCCTTCGGCGAGGAGCCGGGCCACGACGACGGAGGAGCCCGATGA
- the folP gene encoding dihydropteroate synthase has product MRSGPLRLGRREFGPHEPVIMAIVNRTPDSFYDQGATFLDEPALTRVEQAVAEGAAIIDIGGVKAGPGEEVSAEEEARRTVGFVAEVRRRHPDVVISVDTWRHDVGEAVCEAGADVLNDAWGGVDPKLAEVAARYGAGLVCTHAGGAEPRTRPHRVEYEDVMADILGVTLGLAERAVGLGVRRDGIMIDPGHDFGKNTRHSLEATRRLDEMTATGWPVLVSLSNKDFVGETLDRPVKERVIGTLATTAVSAWLGAQVYRVHEVAETRQVLDMVASIAGHRPPAVARRGLA; this is encoded by the coding sequence ATGCGAAGCGGTCCACTCAGGCTGGGGCGGCGGGAATTCGGTCCGCACGAACCGGTGATCATGGCAATCGTGAACCGGACCCCGGACTCCTTCTACGACCAGGGCGCCACGTTCCTGGACGAGCCGGCGCTCACCCGGGTCGAGCAGGCGGTCGCGGAGGGCGCGGCGATCATCGACATCGGCGGGGTGAAGGCGGGACCGGGCGAGGAGGTCTCGGCCGAGGAGGAGGCCCGGCGCACGGTCGGTTTCGTCGCGGAGGTCCGGCGCCGCCACCCGGACGTGGTGATCAGCGTGGACACCTGGCGGCACGACGTGGGCGAGGCGGTCTGCGAGGCGGGTGCCGACGTGCTGAACGACGCCTGGGGCGGGGTCGACCCGAAGCTGGCGGAGGTCGCGGCCCGGTACGGCGCGGGGCTGGTCTGCACGCACGCGGGCGGCGCGGAGCCGCGTACCCGCCCGCACCGGGTGGAGTACGAGGACGTGATGGCGGACATCCTGGGGGTCACCCTGGGGCTGGCCGAGCGGGCGGTCGGGCTGGGGGTGCGCCGGGACGGGATCATGATCGATCCGGGTCACGACTTCGGGAAGAACACCCGGCACTCGCTGGAGGCCACCCGGCGCCTGGACGAGATGACGGCGACCGGCTGGCCGGTGCTGGTCTCGCTCTCCAACAAGGACTTCGTCGGCGAGACCCTGGACCGCCCGGTCAAGGAGCGGGTGATCGGGACGCTGGCGACCACGGCGGTGTCGGCGTGGCTGGGGGCCCAGGTGTACCGGGTGCACGAGGTGGCGGAGACCCGGCAGGTACTGGACATGGTCGCGTCGATCGCCGGTCACCGGCCGCCCGCGGTGGCGCGGCGCGGACTGGCGTGA
- a CDS encoding TIGR00730 family Rossman fold protein, which translates to MGNPEDGRIPENSEIPENTGIPEGAVRPEEQRLGPVLRRREQVQPGTTDQRLLDSEDDSEWVHTDPWRVMRIQSEFVEGFGALAELPSAISVFGSARTAEDTPEYDAGVRIGRALVDAGFAVITGGGPGAMEAANKGAREAKGISVGLGIELPFESGLNPHVDIGVNFRYFFVRKTMFVKYAQGFVVLPGGLGTLDELFEALTLVQTGKVTRFPIVLFGSAYWSGLVDWLRNTVVAQGKASERDLLLFHVTDDVDEAVALVTKEVNR; encoded by the coding sequence ATGGGCAACCCGGAGGACGGGCGCATTCCGGAGAACTCCGAGATTCCTGAGAACACGGGGATTCCCGAAGGTGCGGTCAGGCCCGAGGAGCAGCGGCTCGGCCCGGTGCTGCGCCGCAGGGAACAGGTACAGCCCGGCACGACCGATCAGCGGCTGCTGGACTCCGAGGACGACTCGGAATGGGTGCACACCGACCCCTGGCGGGTCATGCGCATCCAGTCCGAGTTCGTGGAGGGGTTCGGGGCGCTCGCCGAGCTGCCCAGCGCGATCAGCGTGTTCGGCTCCGCCCGCACCGCGGAGGACACCCCGGAGTACGACGCGGGCGTACGGATCGGCCGGGCGCTCGTCGACGCGGGCTTCGCCGTCATCACCGGTGGCGGTCCCGGTGCGATGGAGGCCGCCAACAAGGGCGCCAGGGAGGCGAAGGGGATCTCGGTCGGACTCGGCATCGAGCTGCCCTTCGAGTCCGGACTGAACCCGCACGTCGACATCGGCGTCAACTTCCGCTACTTCTTCGTCCGGAAGACGATGTTCGTCAAGTACGCGCAGGGATTCGTCGTACTCCCCGGCGGGCTCGGCACCCTGGACGAACTCTTCGAGGCGCTGACCCTCGTACAGACCGGCAAGGTCACCCGCTTCCCGATCGTCCTCTTCGGCTCCGCCTACTGGAGCGGTCTCGTCGACTGGCTCCGGAACACCGTGGTCGCCCAGGGCAAGGCGTCCGAGCGGGACCTGCTGCTCTTCCACGTCACCGACGACGTGGACGAGGCGGTCGCGCTGGTGACCAAGGAGGTCAACCGCTAG